GGCCATCCAGAACCGCTTGACGATCCACAACCCGGCGCTGGCAGCCATCGGCGGGTCCGCCCTCACCGACCTGGCCCTGGCCGTGCCCGACGTCACCGAGCGCATCGGCCTGGACATCCCGGTGACCTACGTCCCCTTCCGCAATGCGCATTTTCTGGCCGCAGCCGTGAGCTGGGCGGAGGTGCTGGGCGCGGAAAAGGTGTTCATCGGCGCCGTCGAGCAGGATAGCTCCGGCTACCCGGACTGCCGCCCGGCCTACTACGAGGCTTTCAACCAGCTCATCCGCACCGGCACCCGCGAGGGCCGCATCGAGGTAGTGGCGCCGCTCATCGGCATGCGCAAGCATGAGATTGTCCGCCTGGGCCTTGAACTGGGAGCGCCCTTCGATTTAACGTGGTCTTGTTACAGCCGCGAGGATCGCGCCTGTGGCGCCTGCGAGAGTTGCGTGCTTCGCTTGCGCGCCTTCCGCGAAGCCGGAGCCCAGGACCCCATCGCGTACCTGTCCAGCGTACTTACGCACGGATGACGGCATTGATGAAACGGCGATTCATGACGCCGGGAGGAAGAGTTATGAGAACCAAACTGATGCTTGCAGCTCTGGGGGCGGTCGTGGCGCTGGCCATCTTGCCTCCCGCCCAGGCCCAGATGGCTACCGTCAAGGGCCGTTGCACCGACGAACAGCACCAGCCCATCGTGAACGCTATCGTCGAGTACGCCAGTCTGGATACCGGCCGCAAGTACAACATCAAGACCAACAAGAGCGGCGATTACTACTCGATCGGCCTGCAGAGCGGCAAATACAAGGTCACCTTGTACCGCAACGAAGAGGAGCAGAAGGCCGGGCGCAGCCTGTATTTCTTCAACAACGTCACCGTCACCCTTTCGGGCGTGGAAGGCGTCAATACTCTCGATTTTGACATGGCCAAGGAACGTGCCACTTCTGCTCCGCAGATGACTGAAGCGCAGCGCAAGCAGCTCGAGGAAACCCAGAAAGAGAACGTCAAGATCAAGAACCTGAACGACTTGCTGGCGCAGGCCCGCACCGCACTGACCAGCGACCCTCCGAATCCCGAACAGGCGGTCTCCGTCATGCAGCAGGCGGTGAGCGTAGACCCCACCAAGGACCTCCTGTGGTACACCCTGGGCGACGCCTACCTTGCCGGCAAGCACTATGCCGAAGCCGCTGACGCCTATCAGAAAGCCGTCGCCATCAAACCCTCTGGCGCCTACTACAACAACCTGGGACAGGCGCTGGCCGGCAGCCGCAAAGTGGATGAAGCGGTGGCGGCCTATGAGTCGGCGGCGGCGGCCGATCCCATCGGCGCCGGCCAATACTATTTCAATATGGGAGCGGTGCTGACCAACGCTGGCCGCCTGGATGAGGCGCTGGCGGCGTTCGATAAGTGCATCGCTGCCGACCCCACCAACGCCAATGCTTATTTCCAGAAGGGATCCCTTCTCATCGGCAAGGGCGCCATGGACAAGAACAACAAGTTCAACGCGCCTCCCGGCACCGCCGAGGCTTTCAACAAGTACCTGGAGTTGGCTCCTGAAGGACCCTACGCCGAGAATGCCAAGCAATTGCTGCAATACATCGGCTCCGAGATCCAGTCCTCCTACAAGCGCTCCAAGACCACCAAGAAGAACTGACCTTCGACCGGAAGGAACGGGCGGCCTGCGGGCCGCCCGTCTTCTTGCGCCCACGCCGCCCCCCAAGCGAGAATCCCCTGCCGATGCTCGAACTGCACACGCCGGTGCAATACGTACGGGGTGTAGGTCCGAAGATTTCCGATCTCCTGGCGGAGAAGGGCATCACCACGGTAGAAGACCTGCTCTATCACCTGCCGTTTCGCTACGAGGACCGGCTCAACCCGCGCGCCATTGCGCAGCTTCGTCCCGGGGAGATGGCCACCGTGATCGGCGAGGTGCGCACCTCCGGTCTGTTCCGCACCCGGCGCATGCCCATCTTCCAGATGACCGTGGCCCAGGGGCGCGACGCGCTGCAGTGCGTCTGGTTCAACGCCGCCTACCTGCGCGGAAAATTCCAGCCTGGCGAGCGCGTGGCGCTCTACGGGCGGGTCGAAGCAGCCTTCAAGGGGCGCGGCCGCCTGCAACTGGTGCAGCCGCAGTTTGAGGTGCTGGACTCGGAAGGCGAGGATCCCGCGGCCGCCTCGCTGGAGATCGGGCGCATCGTGCCCATCTACGAGTCCGCGGCCCACGGCAAGCTGACCTCGCGCTGGTTCCGGCGCGTCATCCACGGCGTACTGGAGAACCTGGCGGCGGAGATTCCCGATGGTGTCCCGCCCGCCATGCGTGACGCCTTGCAACTTCTGCCGCGTCGGGAAGCTTTCTGGCGGGTCCACTGGCCCGAGCCCGGCACGCCCTTCGAGGACCTGCAGTCCGCCCGCACCGCCGCCCACCGTCGCCTCATCTTCGAAGAGCTCTTTTTTCTCGAAGTCGGCCTGGAACTGAAGCGCCGCCGGTTGCGCCAGCAGCCCGGCATCAGCTTCCGGCTGGATGACAAGGCGCGCCAGGCTATCAAACGCATCCTTCCTTTCCATCCCACCGCGGCGCAGAAACGCGTGCTGGGTGAGATTGCGCACGACATGGAGCGTCCCTCGCCCATGCGACGGCTGTTGCAGGGGGATGTGGGCTCGGGCAAGACCATCGTGGCGCTCGAGGCCGCCATCATCGCCATTGAGAACGGCTGCCAGGCCGCGCTCATGGCTCCGACCGAGATCCTGGCCACGCAGCACTACCTGGCCGCCCGTACTCTGCTGGAGAGGGCCGGCTACCGCATTGTGTTGTTGACCGGCTCGCTCGACCCCGCCCAGAAGCGTTCCGCACGCCGCCACATTGCCCGCGGCGACGTCCAGTTGGTCATCGGCACGCACGCGCTCATTGAAGAAAAGGTCGAGTTCGCCCGCCTGGGGCTGGTGATTGTGGATGAGCAGCATCGCTTCGGCGTGCTGCAGCGTTTCCGTTTGATGAAGAAGCCGGCCGCGACCGGAGTCGGCCAGGAGCCCGAGCCCGACGTGCTGGTGATGACCGCCACGCCCATCCCGCGCACGCTGGCCTTGACGCTC
This DNA window, taken from Terriglobales bacterium, encodes the following:
- the queC gene encoding 7-cyano-7-deazaguanine synthase QueC, which gives rise to MQNSSNRQMAKPVESRPGAVVLLSGGMDSCVCAALAARDFDASALHVSYGQRTEERERRAFEGICDHLAIQNRLTIHNPALAAIGGSALTDLALAVPDVTERIGLDIPVTYVPFRNAHFLAAAVSWAEVLGAEKVFIGAVEQDSSGYPDCRPAYYEAFNQLIRTGTREGRIEVVAPLIGMRKHEIVRLGLELGAPFDLTWSCYSREDRACGACESCVLRLRAFREAGAQDPIAYLSSVLTHG
- a CDS encoding tetratricopeptide repeat protein, whose amino-acid sequence is MRTKLMLAALGAVVALAILPPAQAQMATVKGRCTDEQHQPIVNAIVEYASLDTGRKYNIKTNKSGDYYSIGLQSGKYKVTLYRNEEEQKAGRSLYFFNNVTVTLSGVEGVNTLDFDMAKERATSAPQMTEAQRKQLEETQKENVKIKNLNDLLAQARTALTSDPPNPEQAVSVMQQAVSVDPTKDLLWYTLGDAYLAGKHYAEAADAYQKAVAIKPSGAYYNNLGQALAGSRKVDEAVAAYESAAAADPIGAGQYYFNMGAVLTNAGRLDEALAAFDKCIAADPTNANAYFQKGSLLIGKGAMDKNNKFNAPPGTAEAFNKYLELAPEGPYAENAKQLLQYIGSEIQSSYKRSKTTKKN
- the recG gene encoding ATP-dependent DNA helicase RecG; this encodes MLELHTPVQYVRGVGPKISDLLAEKGITTVEDLLYHLPFRYEDRLNPRAIAQLRPGEMATVIGEVRTSGLFRTRRMPIFQMTVAQGRDALQCVWFNAAYLRGKFQPGERVALYGRVEAAFKGRGRLQLVQPQFEVLDSEGEDPAAASLEIGRIVPIYESAAHGKLTSRWFRRVIHGVLENLAAEIPDGVPPAMRDALQLLPRREAFWRVHWPEPGTPFEDLQSARTAAHRRLIFEELFFLEVGLELKRRRLRQQPGISFRLDDKARQAIKRILPFHPTAAQKRVLGEIAHDMERPSPMRRLLQGDVGSGKTIVALEAAIIAIENGCQAALMAPTEILATQHYLAARTLLERAGYRIVLLTGSLDPAQKRSARRHIARGDVQLVIGTHALIEEKVEFARLGLVIVDEQHRFGVLQRFRLMKKPAATGVGQEPEPDVLVMTATPIPRTLALTLYGDLDVSLLDEMPPGRSPIVTRRVPDERSDEVFAFVRRQVQMGHQAYVVYPVIEEKEQEAATEEDGSARMRSAGVSPAVARPSPAAPGETPRLFPEPPPRLTLKAAVKMYDELRKKILPDLRIGLLHGRLPADEKEEVMRRFGAGEIDVLVSTTVIEVGVDVANATVMVVEHAERFGLAQLHQLRGRIGRGAAKSYCILMTGGKVTEDAEQRLDAMVRTTNGFEIAELDLELRGPGEFFGTRQAGMPDFRVANLLRDRELLETARREAARVAAGPAPDLSAQDISRVFAHLKAHWQRRYGLVEVG